From the genome of Nakamurella flavida, one region includes:
- the ctaD gene encoding aa3-type cytochrome oxidase subunit I, producing MTAVAPRPVVTRPYPVQRAPRGSKFLGYLKTTDPKVLGQMYIATSFFFFMVGGVMALFMRAELARPGMQFLSLEQYNQLFTMHGTIMLLFYATAVVFGFANFVLPLQIGAPDVAFPRLNAFSYWLYLFGALIATSGFFTPGGAAAFGWTAYPPLSSIEHSPQVGGDLWIMGLAVSGLGTILGGVNMITTVICMRAPGMTMWRMPIFTWNILVTSILILIAFPILTAALFGLAADRHFGSHVFDPANGGAILYQHLFWFFGHPEVYIIALPFFGIVTEVFPVFSRKPLFGYRGLVYATLSIAALSVAVWAHHMFATGAVLLPFFSFMTFLIAVPTGLKFFNWIGTMWKGQITFETPMLFACGFLVTFLFGGLTGVILAAPALDFHVSDSYFVVAHFHYVLFGTIVFATYSGIYFWFPKMTGRFLDEGLGKLHFWTTFIGFHLTFLVQHWLGEVGMPRRYADYLPTDGFTTLNMISTIGAFVLGASTLPFIWNVIRSYRYGEITVADDPWGYGNSLEWATSSPPPRHNFTSLPRIRSERPAFELHHPHMIERMRSEAHPSRNWKALEEAEASPHLKI from the coding sequence TTGACTGCCGTCGCTCCCCGTCCCGTGGTGACCCGGCCGTACCCGGTCCAGCGGGCCCCCAGGGGAAGCAAGTTCCTGGGGTATCTCAAGACCACGGACCCGAAGGTCCTGGGTCAGATGTACATCGCGACCTCGTTCTTCTTCTTCATGGTCGGCGGGGTGATGGCGCTGTTCATGCGCGCCGAGCTCGCCCGGCCGGGGATGCAGTTCCTGTCGCTCGAGCAGTACAACCAGCTGTTCACCATGCACGGCACGATCATGCTGCTGTTCTATGCGACCGCCGTGGTGTTCGGGTTCGCCAACTTCGTGCTGCCGCTGCAGATCGGCGCGCCGGACGTGGCCTTCCCCCGGCTCAACGCCTTCTCCTACTGGCTCTACCTGTTCGGCGCGCTCATCGCGACCTCGGGCTTCTTCACCCCCGGTGGCGCGGCCGCGTTCGGCTGGACCGCCTACCCGCCGCTCTCCAGTATCGAGCACTCCCCGCAGGTCGGTGGTGACCTGTGGATCATGGGTCTGGCCGTGTCCGGTCTGGGCACCATCCTCGGCGGCGTCAACATGATCACCACGGTGATCTGCATGCGCGCCCCGGGCATGACGATGTGGCGGATGCCGATCTTCACCTGGAACATCCTGGTGACGTCGATCCTGATCCTCATCGCGTTCCCGATCCTCACCGCGGCGCTCTTCGGTCTCGCGGCGGACAGACACTTCGGATCACACGTCTTCGACCCGGCCAACGGTGGTGCGATCCTCTACCAGCACCTCTTCTGGTTCTTCGGGCATCCGGAGGTGTACATCATCGCCCTGCCCTTCTTCGGGATCGTGACGGAGGTCTTCCCGGTCTTCTCCCGGAAGCCGCTGTTCGGGTACCGCGGTCTGGTCTACGCGACGCTGTCGATCGCCGCCCTGTCCGTTGCTGTCTGGGCCCACCACATGTTCGCCACCGGCGCCGTGCTGCTGCCGTTCTTCAGCTTCATGACGTTCCTGATCGCGGTGCCGACCGGGCTGAAGTTCTTCAACTGGATCGGCACGATGTGGAAGGGCCAGATCACCTTCGAGACGCCCATGCTCTTCGCCTGCGGCTTCCTGGTGACGTTCCTGTTCGGCGGGCTGACCGGCGTCATCCTGGCCGCCCCGGCGCTGGACTTCCACGTGTCGGACTCGTACTTCGTGGTCGCGCACTTCCACTACGTCCTCTTCGGCACCATCGTGTTCGCCACCTACTCGGGCATCTACTTCTGGTTCCCGAAGATGACGGGCCGCTTCCTCGACGAGGGCCTGGGCAAGCTGCACTTCTGGACGACGTTCATCGGCTTCCACCTGACCTTCCTGGTCCAGCACTGGCTGGGTGAGGTCGGCATGCCCCGCCGCTACGCCGACTACCTGCCGACCGACGGCTTCACCACGCTGAACATGATCTCGACCATCGGGGCCTTCGTCCTCGGTGCCTCGACGCTCCCGTTCATCTGGAACGTCATCCGGTCCTACCGGTACGGCGAGATCACCGTGGCCGACGACCCGTGGGGCTACGGCAACTCGCTGGAGTGGGCGACCAGCTCGCCCCCGCCGCGGCACAACTTCACCTCGCTGCCGCGCATCCGGTCCGAGCGCCCGGCGTTCGAGCTGCACCACCCGCACATGATCGAACGGATGCGCAGCGAGGCGCACCCGAGCCGGAACTGGAAGGCCCTGGAAGAGGCCGAGGCCAGCCCGCATCTGAAGATCTGA
- a CDS encoding gamma-glutamyltransferase family protein yields the protein MVTTRPDISGTFGMIASTHWLASAAGMAVLEAGGNAVDAAVAAGFTLQVVEPHLNGPGGDMVLMMTTADGSPVVVNGQGPAPAGADADTYRGLGLDLVPGSGLLAAAVPGSTVAWLTLLAEHGTARVHDVLRFAIHYAETGYPVLPSIARSIGGVADLFTHEWTTSAETYLPGGQPPAAGTQLRNPALAATYRYLVDEAAAAGPDREAGIAAALAAWQQGRAAQEIDAFARTSWLDSSGERHAGVITAADVAGFRCTTEPAVQIPFGDWTVAKSAAWGQGPVFGQQLRLLDGQLPRTDGPDVSADFVHLVTESAKLAFADRDAWYGDTDDVPLATLLSAEYATQRRGLIGDAASLELRPGRPDGREPRLPRHERFTPDGDFPAGPGGRPAGLAAGTGGEPTVGRIGQVRGDTCHVTVTDRWGTMVAATPSGGWLQSSPIIPALGFPLGSRLQMTTLEPGLPTTLTPGRRPRTTLSPSLAFRDGRPELAFGTPGGDQQDQWQVTFFLRIARQRARHVDLPAVIDAPMFHTTHFPSSFHPREAYPGELVAEERFGAAVLDDLRGRGHRLVVGEPWSLGRLCVTARDPATGVLRAAADPRGRQGYAIGR from the coding sequence ATGGTCACCACCCGCCCGGACATCAGCGGCACCTTCGGCATGATCGCCAGCACGCATTGGCTGGCCAGTGCCGCCGGGATGGCCGTCCTGGAGGCGGGTGGCAACGCCGTGGATGCCGCCGTCGCGGCCGGTTTCACCCTGCAGGTCGTCGAACCCCACCTGAACGGGCCCGGCGGCGACATGGTGCTGATGATGACGACCGCGGACGGGTCGCCGGTGGTGGTCAACGGCCAGGGACCGGCGCCGGCCGGGGCCGATGCCGACACCTACCGGGGGCTGGGTCTGGACCTGGTACCGGGGTCCGGCCTGCTGGCCGCGGCCGTGCCCGGGTCGACCGTGGCCTGGCTGACGCTGCTCGCCGAGCACGGCACCGCCCGGGTGCACGACGTGCTGCGTTTCGCGATCCACTACGCCGAGACGGGCTACCCGGTGCTGCCGAGCATCGCCCGCAGCATCGGCGGCGTGGCGGATCTGTTCACCCACGAGTGGACGACCTCCGCGGAGACCTATCTACCGGGCGGGCAGCCCCCGGCGGCGGGTACCCAGCTGCGCAATCCGGCCCTCGCCGCGACCTACCGGTACCTGGTGGACGAGGCCGCCGCCGCCGGTCCCGACCGGGAGGCGGGGATCGCCGCCGCCCTGGCCGCCTGGCAGCAGGGCCGGGCGGCGCAGGAGATCGACGCGTTCGCCCGGACGTCCTGGCTCGACTCCTCGGGGGAGCGCCACGCCGGCGTGATCACCGCCGCCGACGTCGCCGGGTTCCGCTGCACCACCGAACCGGCCGTGCAGATCCCGTTCGGCGACTGGACGGTGGCGAAATCCGCCGCCTGGGGCCAGGGGCCGGTGTTCGGGCAGCAGCTGCGCCTGCTCGACGGGCAACTGCCCCGGACGGACGGCCCGGACGTCTCGGCGGACTTCGTCCACCTGGTGACCGAGTCGGCCAAGCTGGCGTTCGCCGACCGCGACGCCTGGTACGGCGACACCGACGACGTCCCGTTGGCCACGCTGCTGTCCGCGGAGTACGCCACGCAGCGTCGCGGACTGATCGGAGACGCCGCATCCCTCGAGCTGCGCCCGGGCCGCCCGGACGGCCGGGAACCCCGCCTGCCCCGGCACGAACGGTTCACCCCGGACGGCGACTTCCCCGCCGGCCCGGGGGGCCGCCCGGCCGGTCTGGCCGCCGGCACGGGCGGCGAGCCGACGGTGGGCCGGATCGGTCAGGTCCGCGGGGACACCTGCCACGTCACGGTGACCGACCGGTGGGGGACCATGGTCGCCGCGACCCCGAGCGGCGGCTGGCTGCAGTCCTCGCCCATCATCCCGGCCCTGGGGTTCCCGCTCGGTTCACGCCTGCAGATGACGACCCTGGAGCCCGGGCTGCCCACCACCCTCACGCCCGGCCGCCGCCCCCGCACCACCCTCTCCCCGTCCCTGGCGTTCCGGGACGGTCGGCCCGAGCTGGCGTTCGGCACCCCGGGCGGCGACCAGCAGGACCAGTGGCAGGTCACCTTCTTCCTCCGGATCGCCCGGCAGCGCGCCCGCCACGTGGACCTGCCGGCCGTCATCGACGCGCCCATGTTCCACACCACCCACTTCCCGAGCTCGTTCCACCCGCGCGAGGCCTACCCCGGTGAACTCGTCGCCGAGGAGCGGTTCGGCGCGGCCGTGCTCGACGACCTGCGCGGCCGCGGGCACCGCCTGGTGGTCGGCGAACCCTGGTCGCTGGGCCGGCTCTGCGTCACCGCCCGCGACCCGGCGACCGGTGTGCTGCGCGCCGCCGCCGACCCCCGCGGGCGGCAGGGCTACGCCATCGGGCGCTGA